In one Sphingobacterium daejeonense genomic region, the following are encoded:
- a CDS encoding SusC/RagA family TonB-linked outer membrane protein, giving the protein MSNLPMKNYRFSGLIVLFIWFQLMGMNSVLAQQGAVTGKVVDKEGAAVVGATVAALPNGKKTATGENGEFTLESGSSTQIRVTALGYKRIDIPIAQASNIVLEKDELGVEEVLVTGYMTQRKADLTGAVSVVKREDFVNNPSANVMRSLQGKVPGVRVTTDGNPAENVGIQFRGITSFNSSPPLIVLDGQPVSINLRDINPNDIENIQFLKDASSASIYGSRAAGGVILVTTRKGVKGKARVTYEGYVAANNPGNVPQMLNAEEYGRALWQATVNDGDDPKGIRYYEYDWDLNAQGIPVLNSVKPLEWLNEAKTMPSANTNWFNEGMRTGIQQNHQVSITSGTENSTSFFSVNYYNNEGTQITSFFRRLAARMNNEYELLDGRIKIGENLTLTNLRMRDINKTYDLLVMPPNIPVYANDGEWGGVAMPLGMDDFANPIRDMKLNQDNTGNFMKVLGSAYLTAEIINNLTFRSQYGVDYSMWYDRKIDKKWNEAGGKAGTINGVSQNNWHDLGQTWTNTLLYNLSTGQHQLDFMVGMEAYKFLNETLNGYRSDILLEERDYAYLSTATGEQRTFNGGGNERTMLSYFAKANYVFADKYLASATFRRDGSSSFGKNNRYGNFPSFSVGWRIKNEEFMKEVDWIDDLKFRASWGQNGNASPLNSGKLVNIYVTDVNGTSYAIGGNESGSIPTGFRRASLGNPDLKWETTTQFNIGADFTLLQNRLYGSLDWFNKKTTDMLFEPPYIAALGEGGYRWVNAANMTNKGIEAQLTWAVAKEDFRYSISGNISTYKHQVNSLPENVRFGYGGNGLLDDIIGRPLNSLYGLVADGIYRTQEEVDNGPNQPGKGIGRIRYKDLDGDGVINEIFDRTWIGVTDPKLAAGLNFEGAYKNFDFTLFMQGIFGNSVRNTWKELSDFWNIGVQNDRNHPSRILDAWSPLNPDSDIPALSRRDANAEKRFSTYFVEDGSYVKLRNVTIGYSLPLSTIERIKLSKLRVYVTGQNIFALKKSWGEDKFTGMDPENPGTGYPMPFSFYFGVNVSF; this is encoded by the coding sequence ATGTCTAATTTACCTATGAAGAATTACCGATTTTCAGGACTCATTGTTCTGTTTATTTGGTTCCAATTAATGGGCATGAACAGTGTTTTAGCTCAGCAAGGGGCGGTCACTGGGAAAGTAGTGGATAAAGAAGGAGCTGCGGTGGTTGGAGCCACAGTTGCTGCACTTCCGAATGGCAAGAAAACCGCTACAGGTGAAAACGGGGAATTTACCTTAGAGTCTGGCAGCAGTACTCAAATTAGGGTAACAGCCTTAGGTTATAAACGTATTGATATTCCGATTGCACAGGCATCCAATATTGTATTGGAGAAGGATGAATTAGGTGTTGAGGAGGTATTGGTCACTGGTTATATGACTCAGCGTAAGGCGGATTTGACGGGTGCTGTTTCTGTTGTTAAACGGGAAGATTTTGTAAATAACCCAAGTGCAAATGTTATGCGTTCATTGCAGGGTAAGGTCCCTGGTGTCCGTGTTACAACTGATGGTAACCCAGCTGAAAATGTGGGCATCCAGTTTCGTGGAATTACCTCTTTTAATTCGTCGCCTCCATTAATTGTTTTGGATGGTCAACCTGTTTCCATTAACCTTCGAGATATCAATCCAAATGACATTGAAAATATTCAGTTCCTAAAGGATGCGTCTTCGGCATCAATTTATGGTTCTAGGGCAGCTGGGGGTGTTATTTTAGTGACCACCCGTAAAGGTGTAAAAGGAAAAGCTCGGGTCACTTATGAAGGTTATGTAGCTGCAAATAATCCTGGGAATGTACCACAAATGCTAAATGCCGAAGAATATGGGAGGGCGTTATGGCAAGCTACTGTCAATGATGGAGACGATCCAAAAGGTATCAGGTATTATGAATACGATTGGGATTTGAATGCTCAAGGAATACCCGTTCTTAATAGCGTTAAGCCTCTTGAATGGTTAAATGAGGCTAAGACTATGCCTTCAGCGAATACAAATTGGTTTAATGAAGGTATGAGAACTGGAATCCAACAAAACCATCAAGTTTCCATTACCTCAGGTACAGAAAATTCCACGAGTTTTTTCTCAGTGAATTATTATAACAATGAAGGTACCCAGATTACATCATTTTTTAGGCGTTTGGCCGCAAGGATGAATAATGAATATGAACTGTTGGATGGGAGGATCAAGATAGGGGAGAATTTGACTTTAACGAATTTGAGAATGCGTGATATCAATAAGACTTATGATCTTCTAGTAATGCCTCCGAATATTCCTGTTTATGCCAATGACGGTGAATGGGGTGGAGTTGCCATGCCATTGGGCATGGATGATTTTGCGAATCCTATCCGTGACATGAAATTGAACCAAGACAATACGGGCAACTTTATGAAAGTTTTGGGTTCAGCTTACTTGACGGCAGAAATCATCAACAATTTAACTTTCAGGTCACAATATGGTGTGGATTATAGTATGTGGTACGACCGAAAGATAGATAAAAAGTGGAATGAAGCAGGAGGGAAGGCTGGTACGATCAATGGTGTGAGTCAAAATAATTGGCATGATTTGGGTCAAACCTGGACGAATACTTTGTTATATAATCTTTCGACGGGACAGCATCAACTCGATTTCATGGTTGGTATGGAAGCCTATAAATTTTTGAATGAGACCTTAAATGGATATCGATCTGATATCTTACTTGAAGAACGTGACTATGCATATTTATCAACTGCTACTGGTGAGCAACGTACATTCAACGGGGGTGGAAATGAAAGAACTATGCTTTCTTACTTTGCGAAAGCCAATTATGTATTTGCTGATAAATATCTTGCTTCGGCTACATTTCGTCGTGATGGTTCTTCTTCATTTGGTAAGAACAATAGGTACGGAAATTTTCCTTCCTTTTCTGTTGGATGGAGAATCAAGAACGAGGAATTTATGAAAGAGGTGGATTGGATTGATGATTTGAAATTTAGGGCGAGTTGGGGTCAGAATGGAAATGCCTCACCTTTGAACTCAGGCAAACTGGTAAATATTTATGTTACAGATGTTAATGGAACCTCATATGCAATTGGGGGTAATGAAAGTGGAAGTATACCAACAGGTTTTAGGCGTGCAAGCTTAGGTAATCCTGATTTAAAATGGGAGACCACCACACAATTCAATATTGGTGCTGATTTCACTTTGTTACAGAACAGATTATATGGTTCATTGGACTGGTTCAATAAGAAAACGACTGATATGTTGTTTGAGCCGCCATACATAGCCGCACTCGGTGAGGGGGGCTATCGTTGGGTCAATGCTGCTAACATGACCAACAAAGGGATAGAGGCACAGTTGACCTGGGCGGTTGCCAAGGAAGATTTCAGGTATTCCATTTCAGGGAATATATCAACGTACAAGCATCAAGTAAATTCATTGCCAGAGAATGTAAGGTTTGGATATGGTGGAAATGGACTTTTGGATGATATTATTGGTCGTCCGTTGAATTCATTATATGGTTTGGTTGCTGATGGTATTTATAGAACTCAAGAGGAGGTTGATAATGGGCCAAACCAACCAGGTAAAGGAATTGGCCGTATAAGATATAAAGATTTGGATGGTGATGGAGTAATCAATGAGATATTCGATCGTACTTGGATTGGCGTTACGGATCCCAAATTGGCAGCGGGGTTGAATTTCGAAGGAGCCTATAAAAACTTTGATTTCACTCTTTTTATGCAAGGGATATTTGGGAATTCTGTACGTAATACCTGGAAGGAGCTAAGTGATTTTTGGAACATAGGTGTTCAAAATGACCGTAACCACCCTAGTAGGATCTTAGATGCATGGTCTCCTTTGAATCCTGACTCTGATATTCCGGCACTATCCAGACGAGACGCCAATGCTGAAAAAAGATTCTCTACATATTTCGTAGAGGACGGTTCCTATGTCAAATTAAGGAATGTGACGATTGGATATTCACTTCCACTTTCCACCATTGAAAGAATTAAACTGAGCAAACTACGAGTTTATGTAACTGGTCAAAATATTTTTGCTCTGAAGAAATCTTGGGGCGAGGACAAGTTTACTGGAATGGATCCAGAAAATCCAGGAACTGGTTATCCAATGCCATTCTCATTTTATTTCGGTGTGAATGTTTCATTTTAA
- a CDS encoding RagB/SusD family nutrient uptake outer membrane protein has translation MKNLKSIIYIFLSFSLIGCSKFLDVNPKGVLSEEQVSKPELIDNFVVAAYAAMPGLGFGTTHAPWIQSVRSDDAYKGGGGLSDQTPWYEMEIYTAVTPNIGNNDGPWYLGYVGISRCNTAIRLLNEMDAAEYELKEERIAEMKFLRSWIYLGMKLRWKYIPFIDDTVPNDAVIVEGISNRPDDMKNDLPIWDRIIQDFEDAAKVLPDIQTEKGRPTKYAAHAFAAKALLFRAYEQNDQHKVVNINKETLQKSLVHINEIMTKDKSQFDLEEDFANNFLPEFDNKTKESLWEIQYSIDDGTTDGRINRGDELNAPWWTPFFSCCDFHKVSYTMINAFKTDNTGLPDFENYNNTEFMGDKYKEYFKSHSFDPRLGHTAAIPGYPWKYNNAIIYQESGSRAPFQYGYFNSMKEQVDPNCNCLFKPFYIYNSMNKKEIRYSEVLLWKAEILMEQGQLQESLNLVNRVRSRAATSLAHLKKADGTLWMNYKIELYKPGVNFTLNKENLKKAIIWENRLEFANEGRRYFDLLRWGLLSETMNEYLNKEKRRFDWYNQGRFVAGRDEYLPIPQPQMNWSKGSYKQNPGY, from the coding sequence ATGAAAAATTTAAAATCTATAATATATATCTTCTTATCATTTTCATTGATTGGATGTTCCAAATTTTTAGATGTAAATCCAAAAGGAGTATTGTCGGAGGAGCAGGTTTCCAAGCCTGAATTAATTGACAATTTTGTTGTGGCTGCTTATGCGGCTATGCCTGGTTTAGGTTTTGGTACCACTCATGCACCATGGATTCAGAGTGTAAGATCTGATGATGCCTATAAAGGTGGTGGAGGTCTCAGTGACCAAACTCCTTGGTATGAGATGGAAATTTATACGGCCGTAACCCCCAATATTGGCAACAATGATGGCCCTTGGTATTTAGGGTATGTAGGAATCAGTCGGTGCAACACGGCTATCCGTCTATTGAATGAGATGGATGCGGCAGAATATGAACTTAAGGAAGAGCGGATTGCTGAGATGAAATTTCTCCGCAGTTGGATCTATTTGGGGATGAAATTGCGATGGAAATATATTCCATTTATCGATGATACGGTTCCTAATGATGCAGTGATTGTTGAAGGGATTTCCAATAGACCTGATGATATGAAAAATGATTTGCCAATATGGGATAGAATCATCCAGGATTTTGAAGATGCAGCTAAAGTTTTGCCAGATATTCAGACAGAGAAAGGTAGACCTACAAAATATGCTGCGCATGCATTTGCTGCAAAAGCTTTGCTTTTCAGGGCATACGAGCAAAATGACCAACATAAAGTAGTCAATATCAATAAAGAGACTTTGCAAAAATCATTGGTGCATATCAATGAAATTATGACTAAGGACAAAAGTCAATTTGACTTAGAAGAAGATTTTGCAAACAATTTCCTGCCTGAATTTGACAACAAGACGAAGGAATCACTATGGGAAATTCAATATTCCATTGATGATGGAACGACAGATGGGCGTATAAATCGTGGGGATGAGTTAAATGCGCCATGGTGGACTCCTTTTTTCAGTTGCTGTGATTTCCATAAGGTTTCTTACACAATGATTAATGCCTTTAAAACAGATAATACTGGTTTGCCTGATTTTGAAAACTATAATAACACAGAATTTATGGGTGACAAGTATAAAGAATATTTCAAATCTCATTCTTTTGACCCTCGTTTAGGGCATACTGCTGCAATCCCAGGTTATCCTTGGAAATATAATAATGCAATTATCTATCAGGAATCAGGCTCGAGAGCACCTTTTCAATATGGTTATTTCAATTCTATGAAAGAACAAGTTGATCCAAATTGTAATTGTTTATTCAAGCCATTCTACATCTATAATTCCATGAATAAAAAGGAAATTAGGTATTCTGAAGTTTTACTTTGGAAGGCTGAGATTTTGATGGAGCAGGGACAGTTGCAGGAGTCGTTGAACTTGGTGAATAGGGTGAGGAGCAGAGCAGCTACAAGCTTGGCACATTTGAAAAAAGCTGATGGTACGCTATGGATGAATTATAAAATTGAACTATACAAGCCAGGGGTGAATTTTACTTTGAACAAAGAGAATTTAAAGAAAGCAATAATCTGGGAGAACAGGTTAGAGTTTGCTAATGAGGGAAGGCGATATTTTGATTTATTGAGATGGGGGCTTCTTTCAGAAACCATGAATGAATATTTGAACAAAGAAAAAAGAAGGTTTGATTGGTACAATCAAGGAAGGTTTGTAGCTGGGCGAGATGAGTATTTGCCCATTCCACAACCACAAATGAATTGGTCTAAGGGATCATACAAACAAAATCCGGGATATTAA
- a CDS encoding DUF4945 domain-containing protein: protein MKRYIIALIVMVIISACRKDEFDVKEGVSLPTVENLKSEAVGTSQVKLSWQIPQQIPSEIERPLKVFLEVNKIIGPTKHISVFSHTIEEEATSFLFDIPTDPGEYHVVVKLNGTTVKKDKNYSQNIFSLGQTIVLKK, encoded by the coding sequence ATGAAAAGATATATAATAGCGTTGATTGTTATGGTAATAATTTCTGCGTGTCGTAAAGATGAGTTTGATGTAAAAGAAGGAGTCAGTTTGCCAACTGTTGAGAATTTGAAATCTGAGGCTGTGGGAACAAGTCAAGTTAAATTGAGTTGGCAAATTCCGCAACAAATTCCTTCAGAAATTGAAAGGCCACTGAAGGTATTTTTAGAGGTGAATAAAATTATTGGTCCAACTAAGCATATTTCAGTATTCAGTCATACAATTGAGGAAGAGGCGACCTCCTTTCTTTTTGATATCCCTACGGATCCTGGAGAATATCATGTGGTTGTAAAGTTAAATGGTACCACGGTCAAAAAAGATAAAAACTATTCGCAGAATATTTTTTCATTAGGTCAAACCATTGTTTTAAAGAAATAG
- a CDS encoding HesA/MoeB/ThiF family protein, protein MDQEFSRYSRQIFMEEVSVEGQRKLKNSKVLVVGAGGLGSPVIQYLSAAGVGKLAVVDFDILEIHNLNRQVIHQEKFIGKPKVESAESFVKQFNSSIEFIPINSMLSEDNIISILADFDIVVDGSDNFETRYLVNDYCIKLDKPLVYGSIFSFEGQVAVFNYQGSKQMRDLFPTPPNAEDIQNCDQFGVLGALPGIIGSMMAMLTLKIIIGLPIQPNQLTLVDCYNWSFRQIKY, encoded by the coding sequence ATGGATCAAGAATTCAGTCGATATAGTAGACAGATTTTTATGGAAGAAGTCTCGGTCGAAGGACAACGGAAATTGAAGAATTCCAAAGTATTAGTAGTCGGTGCAGGCGGGTTGGGCTCTCCTGTAATTCAATATCTATCTGCCGCAGGTGTTGGAAAACTCGCCGTAGTTGATTTTGACATTCTGGAAATCCACAACCTTAACAGACAAGTGATACATCAGGAAAAATTTATCGGAAAACCCAAAGTTGAAAGCGCTGAATCATTTGTCAAACAATTCAATTCAAGTATAGAATTTATTCCCATAAACTCAATGCTGTCTGAAGATAATATTATCTCCATCTTGGCAGATTTTGACATAGTGGTTGACGGATCTGATAATTTTGAAACTCGATATTTAGTAAACGACTATTGTATCAAATTGGACAAACCTCTCGTTTATGGAAGCATATTCTCTTTTGAAGGTCAAGTTGCAGTCTTCAATTACCAAGGCAGCAAGCAGATGAGAGACTTATTCCCTACTCCTCCAAATGCTGAAGATATTCAGAATTGTGACCAATTTGGAGTACTAGGTGCACTGCCAGGGATAATTGGAAGTATGATGGCCATGCTAACATTGAAAATAATCATTGGATTGCCAATTCAACCAAACCAGCTAACTCTAGTCGATTGTTATAACTGGTCCTTTAGGCAAATAAAATATTAA
- the thiH gene encoding 2-iminoacetate synthase ThiH, whose product MEIKDYLNQFSWSDVGNRIMRCTEIEAQASLNRPKKNILDFLNLISPAAEPLLEKMAIMSNQITQQRFGKTIQLYAPMYLSNECQNICTYCGFSMDNKIKRKTLSNTEIVLEALALKDMGVNHVLLVSGESNKIVEIEYFLNAIRLLKPYFSNISIEVQPLSQSEYERLHQAGVHSVLVYQETYHEEVYKTYHPKGKKSNFNYRIDTPDRIGSAGIHKIGLGVLLGLEDWRIDSFYNAMHLEYLQKKYWQTKCSVSFPRLRPAEGFVEPNFIMEDKHLLQLICAYRLWNPDLEISISTRESEKFRDHIIKLGATTMSAASKTNPGGYTVDPQSLEQFEISDERSMQEIKNKIKEVGYDPIMKDWDNCFSAIN is encoded by the coding sequence ATGGAAATAAAAGATTATTTAAATCAATTCAGTTGGTCTGACGTTGGAAATAGAATAATGAGATGTACTGAAATTGAAGCTCAAGCATCTTTAAATCGACCAAAAAAAAACATTTTGGATTTCCTCAACCTGATCAGTCCGGCAGCAGAACCACTATTGGAAAAAATGGCAATCATGAGCAATCAGATTACCCAACAAAGATTTGGTAAAACAATTCAGCTATATGCTCCTATGTATTTGAGCAACGAATGTCAAAATATTTGTACCTATTGCGGTTTCAGTATGGACAACAAAATTAAAAGAAAGACACTGAGCAATACAGAAATTGTTCTAGAAGCACTTGCCCTGAAGGACATGGGCGTAAACCATGTCTTATTAGTTTCTGGTGAATCCAATAAAATTGTTGAAATAGAATATTTTCTGAATGCAATCCGTCTTTTAAAACCCTACTTTTCAAATATTTCAATCGAGGTCCAACCTCTATCTCAATCCGAATATGAAAGACTTCATCAAGCTGGAGTTCACTCTGTCTTGGTATATCAAGAAACCTATCATGAAGAAGTTTATAAAACTTATCACCCAAAGGGAAAAAAGTCTAACTTCAATTATCGTATCGATACACCAGACCGTATAGGTTCAGCTGGAATCCATAAAATTGGATTGGGTGTGCTTTTGGGTCTTGAAGATTGGAGAATTGATAGCTTTTATAATGCTATGCATTTGGAATACCTTCAAAAAAAATACTGGCAAACCAAGTGTTCCGTATCATTTCCCAGACTCAGACCAGCCGAAGGTTTTGTAGAACCTAATTTTATTATGGAAGACAAACATCTGCTCCAACTAATCTGTGCTTATCGATTATGGAATCCAGATTTGGAGATTTCCATTTCTACTCGGGAAAGTGAAAAATTCAGAGATCATATTATTAAATTAGGCGCTACAACAATGAGTGCAGCTTCAAAGACGAATCCAGGAGGATATACGGTAGATCCGCAATCATTAGAACAATTTGAAATCTCCGATGAAAGAAGCATGCAGGAGATAAAAAATAAAATAAAAGAAGTCGGTTATGATCCAATCATGAAGGATTGGGACAACTGCTTCTCTGCAATCAATTAG
- a CDS encoding thiazole synthase — MKNKLIIADKVFNSRLFLGTGKFGDLTQMSESVLASQTELVTLALKRIDSKSQENNLLESLVLPQVSLLPNTSGARNAKEAVLAAQLAREALQTNWVKLEIHPDPRYLMPDPIETLKATEELAKLGFIVMPYIHADPVLCKKLEYAGTAVVMPLGAPIGSNKGLKTVDFLEIIIEQSQVPVVVDAGIGTPSDAAKAMEIGADAVLVNTAIATASNPVKMAEAFKLAIIAGRIAYESGLASENNKANASSPLTSFLMD; from the coding sequence ATGAAGAACAAATTAATAATTGCAGATAAAGTATTTAATTCCAGACTGTTCCTTGGCACGGGTAAATTTGGCGATTTAACACAGATGTCGGAATCTGTGTTAGCATCACAGACAGAATTAGTTACATTAGCATTAAAACGAATTGATTCCAAATCCCAAGAAAATAACCTGTTGGAATCTTTAGTCCTGCCACAAGTTAGTTTACTACCTAATACCTCCGGAGCAAGAAATGCCAAAGAAGCTGTGTTGGCTGCTCAGTTGGCTCGGGAAGCATTGCAGACAAATTGGGTAAAGCTTGAAATACACCCTGACCCTCGCTATTTAATGCCTGACCCTATAGAAACGTTGAAAGCTACAGAAGAACTGGCAAAATTGGGCTTTATAGTCATGCCATATATCCATGCAGACCCCGTACTATGTAAAAAACTGGAATACGCTGGAACCGCAGTCGTCATGCCTTTGGGCGCTCCAATAGGTAGTAACAAAGGACTAAAAACTGTTGATTTTCTTGAAATAATTATTGAACAAAGTCAAGTACCAGTTGTTGTTGACGCAGGAATTGGGACACCCTCCGATGCAGCCAAAGCTATGGAAATTGGTGCAGATGCAGTTTTAGTAAATACAGCAATTGCAACCGCATCAAACCCGGTCAAAATGGCCGAAGCATTTAAATTGGCAATCATAGCTGGAAGAATAGCTTACGAATCAGGTCTCGCATCAGAGAATAATAAAGCTAATGCATCCTCCCCACTCACCTCTTTTTTAATGGACTAA
- a CDS encoding thiamine phosphate synthase, with translation MKLKMNNLERIQYISDGFDYNDQIENVKNALDNGIQWVQLRWKTYPATNELHNLAYNIKKLCQEYKATYIINDHVSLAKEMDADGIHLGLNDESIDSAKNILGESKIFGGTANTYEDVIRRQREGCDYIGLGPMRFTPTKKKLSPILGLEGYKNICNKIKAGKIVTPPIFAIGGLEENDIQKLIHIGIYGIAVSSLIKRNPELITKLKTNYEEQINNCR, from the coding sequence ATGAAATTGAAAATGAACAATCTTGAAAGAATCCAGTATATATCTGATGGATTTGATTATAACGATCAAATTGAAAACGTCAAAAATGCTTTAGACAACGGAATACAATGGGTTCAGTTAAGGTGGAAAACTTACCCTGCAACTAATGAGCTTCACAACCTTGCCTACAATATCAAAAAACTATGTCAAGAATATAAAGCAACCTATATAATCAACGACCATGTATCTCTTGCGAAGGAGATGGATGCTGATGGCATCCACTTGGGATTAAACGATGAGTCAATTGACTCAGCAAAGAACATATTAGGAGAATCTAAAATATTTGGTGGAACCGCAAATACTTATGAAGATGTTATTCGACGTCAAAGGGAAGGCTGCGATTACATTGGCTTAGGACCAATGAGGTTCACGCCTACAAAAAAGAAGTTAAGCCCTATCCTAGGATTGGAAGGTTATAAAAACATCTGTAATAAAATTAAAGCTGGAAAAATTGTTACTCCTCCAATTTTTGCTATTGGAGGTTTAGAAGAAAATGATATCCAAAAGCTCATCCACATCGGTATATATGGAATAGCAGTATCCAGTTTGATAAAAAGAAATCCTGAATTGATTACAAAATTGAAAACAAACTATGAAGAACAAATTAATAATTGCAGATAA
- a CDS encoding thiamine phosphate synthase: MIIVISPLSIISNEINHVNEMFENGMDLFHFRKYGLQDETVLEYLNKVNPIDRMKIVLHSHKHLSHELGINRLHFNTEDRISLHPDLIAIGQQLSTSTHSIDEFNALNQTWTYAFLSPTFKSISKPGYGKLKTVLKDIKFRNNQEMKLIGLGGINYQNMDQVLQNGADGIALMGSIWNQNKPAAYIKACIQKERIWNEIENEQS; this comes from the coding sequence ATGATCATTGTAATTTCTCCATTGAGCATCATATCCAATGAAATAAATCATGTAAATGAGATGTTTGAAAATGGAATGGATCTTTTCCATTTCAGGAAATATGGTTTACAAGATGAAACAGTATTGGAATATTTGAATAAAGTAAATCCTATTGATAGGATGAAAATAGTGCTTCATTCGCATAAACACCTATCACACGAACTTGGAATTAATCGCTTGCATTTTAATACAGAGGATAGAATTAGTTTACACCCAGATTTAATAGCTATTGGGCAACAACTATCCACATCTACTCATTCAATTGATGAATTCAATGCTTTAAATCAAACATGGACTTATGCTTTTTTAAGTCCAACTTTTAAAAGTATCTCCAAACCCGGTTATGGTAAGCTAAAGACAGTATTGAAAGACATTAAATTCAGAAATAACCAAGAAATGAAACTAATTGGTTTAGGAGGCATAAATTATCAGAACATGGACCAAGTCTTACAAAATGGAGCAGATGGAATAGCGCTAATGGGATCAATATGGAATCAAAATAAACCAGCAGCATATATAAAAGCATGCATACAAAAAGAAAGGATTTGGAATGAAATTGAAAATGAACAATCTTGA